A portion of the Bacteroides faecium genome contains these proteins:
- a CDS encoding riboflavin synthase, with product MFSGIVEEYATLVALVKDQENIHFTFKCSFVNELKIDQSISHNGVCLTVVSMTDETYTVTAMKETLERSNLGLLKVGDKVNVERSMMMNGRLDGHIVQGHVDQTATCIDIKDAEGSWYFTFQYACDKEMAKRGYITVDKGSVTVNGVSLTVCNPTDDTFQVAIIPYTYEHTNFHTFEIGSVVNIEFDIIGKYISRMIQYK from the coding sequence ATGTTTTCCGGAATCGTAGAAGAATATGCTACCTTGGTAGCACTGGTGAAAGACCAGGAGAATATACACTTTACATTTAAGTGTTCGTTTGTGAATGAGTTGAAAATCGATCAGAGTATTTCTCATAACGGCGTATGTCTGACAGTAGTGAGCATGACGGATGAAACGTATACGGTGACTGCCATGAAGGAGACGCTGGAGCGTTCCAACCTGGGGCTGCTGAAGGTGGGAGATAAGGTGAACGTAGAGCGTAGCATGATGATGAACGGTCGCCTGGACGGTCATATCGTGCAGGGACATGTAGATCAGACAGCGACCTGCATTGATATCAAGGATGCGGAAGGAAGCTGGTACTTCACTTTCCAATATGCGTGCGACAAGGAGATGGCGAAACGCGGATATATCACTGTGGATAAAGGTTCGGTGACGGTGAACGGTGTCAGCCTGACGGTTTGTAATCCTACGGATGATACTTTCCAGGTGGCTATCATTCCTTATACTTATGAGCATACCAACTTCCATACTTTTGAGATTGGCAGTGTGGTGAATATCGA
- the phoU gene encoding phosphate signaling complex protein PhoU, with protein MVKFIESELILLKKEVDEMWTLVYNQLDRAGEAVLTLDKELAQQVMVRERRVNAFELKIDSDVEDIIALYNPVAIDLRFVLAMLKINTNLERLGDFAEGIARFVIRCKEPVLDAELMNRLRLAEMQAEVLSMLELAKRALNEESIELAAGVFAKDNLLDEINAEATGILANYIIEHPETALTCVDLVSVFRKLERSGDHITNIAEEIVFFVDAKVLKHRGKTEEHYPEK; from the coding sequence ATGGTAAAGTTTATAGAATCGGAACTCATCCTGTTGAAGAAGGAAGTGGATGAAATGTGGACATTGGTGTACAATCAGCTTGACCGTGCCGGAGAGGCTGTGCTGACGCTTGACAAGGAACTGGCTCAACAGGTGATGGTTCGTGAACGCAGGGTGAATGCTTTCGAGTTGAAGATAGACAGTGACGTGGAAGATATTATTGCCTTATATAATCCGGTGGCAATCGACCTTCGTTTTGTGTTGGCGATGCTGAAGATTAACACGAATCTGGAGCGTTTGGGTGACTTTGCAGAGGGAATCGCTCGTTTTGTGATTCGCTGTAAGGAGCCGGTGCTCGACGCGGAGCTGATGAACCGCCTTCGTTTGGCGGAAATGCAGGCAGAGGTATTGTCGATGCTCGAACTGGCGAAGCGTGCCTTGAATGAGGAGAGCATCGAACTGGCAGCGGGTGTATTTGCTAAAGATAATCTCTTGGACGAAATCAATGCGGAAGCCACCGGAATCCTGGCGAACTATATCATTGAGCATCCGGAGACTGCGCTTACCTGCGTCGACCTGGTCAGTGTATTCCGTAAGTTGGAACGCTCAGGCGACCACATCACGAATATAGCCGAAGAGATCGTCTTTTTCGTTGATGCAAAGGTCTTGAAGCATCGTGGAAAAACAGAGGAACACTATCCCGAGAAATAA
- the pstB gene encoding phosphate ABC transporter ATP-binding protein PstB: MDTVKIDTRDVNFWYGNFHALKGISMQIEEKSVVAFIGPSGCGKSTFLRLFNRMNDLIPDIRMEGEIRIDGQNIYAKGVEVDELRKNVGMVFQRPNPFPKSIFENVAYGLRVNGVKDNAFIRQRVEETLKGAALWDEVKDKLKESAYALSGGQQQRLCIARAMAVSPSVLLMDEPASALDPISTAKVEELIHELKKDYTIVIVTHNMQQAARVSDKTAFFYLGEMVEFDQTKKIFTNPEKEATQNYITGRFG; the protein is encoded by the coding sequence ATGGATACAGTGAAAATAGATACGCGTGATGTGAACTTCTGGTATGGTAATTTCCATGCGTTGAAGGGCATCAGTATGCAGATTGAAGAGAAGTCGGTCGTTGCTTTTATCGGTCCTTCCGGTTGCGGAAAGTCTACCTTTCTCCGGCTTTTCAACCGCATGAACGATTTGATTCCCGATATCCGCATGGAAGGGGAAATCCGTATCGACGGACAGAATATCTATGCGAAGGGCGTGGAAGTGGATGAGTTGCGCAAGAATGTGGGAATGGTGTTCCAGCGTCCTAACCCTTTCCCGAAAAGCATTTTCGAGAATGTGGCCTACGGACTTCGGGTGAATGGGGTAAAAGATAATGCTTTCATCCGCCAGCGTGTGGAAGAAACATTGAAAGGTGCGGCTTTGTGGGATGAAGTGAAGGATAAGTTGAAGGAATCGGCTTATGCACTCTCCGGCGGGCAGCAGCAGCGTCTTTGCATTGCCCGTGCGATGGCGGTATCTCCTTCGGTATTGTTGATGGACGAGCCTGCGTCTGCGCTCGACCCGATTTCTACGGCAAAGGTAGAGGAACTGATTCATGAACTGAAAAAGGACTATACGATTGTCATCGTCACGCACAATATGCAGCAGGCAGCTCGTGTCAGCGACAAGACGGCTTTCTTTTATCTGGGTGAAATGGTGGAGTTCGACCAAACGAAAAAGATATTCACCAACCCGGAGAAAGAGGCTACTCAGAATTACATTACGGGACGCTTTGGATAA
- the pstA gene encoding phosphate ABC transporter permease PstA: protein MEIRSNNKAKHRSQKIAFGIFRLLSLCIVLILFAILGFIIYKGSGAISWEFLTSSPTDGMTGGGIWPAIVGTFYLMTGSALFAFPIGVMSGIYMNEYAPKGKLVRFIRVMTNNLSGIPSIVFGLFGMALFVNYMGLGDSILAGSLTLGLLCVPLVIRTTEEALKAIPDSMREGSRALGATKLQTIWHVILPMGMPNIITGLILALGRVSGETAPILFTCAAYFLPQLPTSILDQCMALPYHLYVISTSGTDMEAQLPLAYGTALVLIVIILLVNLLANALRKYFERRVKTN from the coding sequence ATGGAAATAAGAAGTAATAATAAGGCTAAGCACCGTTCGCAGAAGATTGCTTTCGGAATATTCCGACTGTTGAGTCTTTGTATCGTGCTGATATTGTTCGCGATTCTGGGCTTCATCATTTATAAGGGGAGCGGCGCTATCAGTTGGGAGTTTCTCACATCGTCTCCTACGGACGGGATGACAGGGGGCGGCATCTGGCCGGCTATCGTCGGAACTTTCTATCTGATGACGGGCAGTGCGCTGTTTGCTTTCCCGATAGGGGTGATGAGTGGGATTTATATGAATGAATATGCGCCGAAGGGGAAGTTGGTACGCTTTATACGGGTGATGACCAACAATCTGAGCGGTATCCCTTCTATCGTGTTCGGTTTGTTCGGTATGGCGTTGTTTGTCAATTATATGGGTTTGGGAGATAGTATCCTTGCCGGTTCTTTGACATTAGGTTTGCTTTGCGTACCTTTGGTCATCCGGACCACGGAAGAAGCGTTGAAAGCTATTCCCGACAGTATGCGTGAAGGCAGCCGCGCGTTGGGAGCGACGAAGTTGCAGACTATCTGGCACGTGATTCTGCCGATGGGAATGCCGAATATTATCACAGGGCTGATTCTGGCATTGGGACGTGTCTCGGGTGAGACGGCTCCGATTCTGTTTACTTGTGCCGCATACTTCCTGCCGCAGTTGCCGACCAGTATCCTGGATCAGTGTATGGCGTTGCCTTACCACTTGTATGTGATTTCTACGAGTGGGACGGATATGGAAGCGCAGTTGCCGTTGGCTTACGGTACGGCATTGGTGCTGATTGTGATTATCCTGCTGGTGAATCTGCTGGCAAATGCATTGAGAAAATATTTTGAGAGAAGAGTAAAAACGAACTAA
- the pstC gene encoding phosphate ABC transporter permease subunit PstC — MKKVLERIIEGVLTCSGFVTSITILLIVLFLFTEAFGLFKSKVIEEGYVLALNKTNKVSVLSPEQIKDVFDEEITNWKELGGDDLPIRVFRLEDITQYYTEEELGAAYEYAGDKITELVEKTPGIVAFVPQKFIVHPDAVHFIEDNTISVKDVFAGAEWFPTATPAAQFGFLPLITGTLWVSLFAILFALPFGLSVSIYMSEVANPKVRNWLKPIIELLSGIPSVVYGFFGLIVIVPMIQNVFNLSVGESGLAGSIVLAIMALPTIITVTEDAMRNCPRSMREASLALGATQWQTIYKVVIPYSISGITSGVVLGIGRAIGETMAVLMVTGNAAVIPTTILEPLRTIPATIAAELGEAPAGGPHYQALFLLGVVLFFITLIINFSVEYISSKGLKRSK; from the coding sequence ATGAAAAAGGTTTTAGAAAGGATTATAGAAGGAGTTTTGACTTGTAGCGGCTTCGTAACGAGTATTACTATTTTGCTGATTGTACTTTTCCTGTTTACAGAGGCTTTCGGATTATTCAAGAGCAAGGTAATCGAGGAAGGGTATGTGTTGGCGTTGAATAAAACAAATAAGGTAAGCGTATTGAGCCCTGAACAGATAAAGGATGTTTTCGACGAGGAGATAACGAACTGGAAAGAACTCGGTGGGGATGATCTTCCTATCCGGGTATTCCGTTTGGAGGATATTACGCAGTATTATACGGAAGAAGAACTCGGTGCTGCTTATGAGTATGCAGGGGATAAAATCACGGAACTGGTAGAGAAAACGCCCGGTATCGTGGCGTTCGTACCGCAGAAATTCATTGTCCATCCGGATGCGGTGCATTTCATAGAGGACAATACGATTTCCGTGAAAGATGTGTTTGCGGGTGCAGAATGGTTTCCGACGGCTACTCCGGCGGCGCAATTCGGCTTTCTGCCCTTGATTACCGGTACGTTATGGGTGAGTTTGTTCGCCATTCTTTTTGCTTTGCCGTTCGGGCTGTCGGTTTCTATCTATATGTCCGAAGTGGCAAACCCGAAAGTGCGGAACTGGCTGAAACCTATTATCGAATTGTTGAGCGGTATTCCTTCCGTAGTCTATGGCTTTTTCGGGCTGATTGTCATTGTGCCGATGATTCAGAATGTTTTTAATCTTTCGGTAGGGGAGAGCGGGCTGGCGGGTAGTATCGTGCTGGCCATTATGGCGCTGCCTACCATTATAACGGTGACGGAAGATGCGATGAGAAACTGCCCTCGTTCCATGCGGGAAGCGAGCCTGGCGCTGGGAGCTACGCAATGGCAGACGATTTATAAGGTGGTGATTCCGTATTCCATATCGGGCATTACTTCGGGCGTGGTGCTCGGCATCGGACGTGCTATCGGTGAGACGATGGCGGTATTGATGGTGACGGGTAACGCGGCTGTGATTCCGACAACGATTCTCGAACCGTTGCGCACCATTCCGGCTACTATCGCGGCGGAGTTGGGAGAAGCACCGGCGGGTGGTCCTCATTATCAGGCTTTGTTCCTGCTGGGTGTCGTTCTGTTCTTCATTACATTGATTATCAACTTTAGCGTGGAGTATATTTCCTCTAAAGGATTAAAACGTAGCAAATAA
- a CDS encoding PstS family phosphate ABC transporter substrate-binding protein, with protein MKIRRNLLIALSLFALSASAQRIKGSDTVLPVAQQTAERFMNQQPDARVTVTGGGTGVGISALMDNTTDIAMASRPIKFSEKMKIKAAGEEVDEVIVAYDALAVVVHPSNPVKQLTRQQLEDIFRGKITNWKQVGGDDRKIVVYSRETSSGTYEFFKESVLKNKNYMASSLSMPATGAIIQSVSQTKGAIGYVGLAYVSPRVKTLSVSYDGSHYATPTVENATNKTYPIVRPLYYYYNVKNKEQVDPLIQYILSPDGQDIIKKSGYIPVK; from the coding sequence ATGAAAATAAGAAGAAACTTATTGATAGCCCTTTCGCTGTTCGCGCTCAGTGCCAGTGCGCAACGTATCAAAGGCAGTGACACGGTACTGCCTGTCGCCCAGCAGACAGCAGAACGGTTTATGAACCAACAGCCCGATGCCCGTGTCACGGTCACCGGTGGCGGAACCGGTGTCGGCATCTCCGCCCTGATGGATAACACTACGGATATCGCAATGGCTTCACGCCCGATAAAATTCAGCGAAAAAATGAAAATCAAAGCGGCAGGAGAAGAAGTGGACGAAGTGATTGTAGCCTACGACGCCCTCGCCGTAGTGGTACACCCTTCCAACCCGGTGAAGCAACTCACCCGCCAGCAACTGGAAGACATCTTCCGCGGAAAGATAACCAACTGGAAGCAAGTGGGCGGAGACGACCGCAAGATAGTGGTTTACTCCCGCGAAACCTCTTCCGGTACTTATGAATTTTTCAAAGAGAGTGTCCTGAAAAACAAGAACTACATGGCGAGCAGCCTTTCCATGCCGGCAACGGGTGCCATTATCCAATCTGTCAGCCAGACCAAAGGAGCCATCGGTTACGTCGGGTTGGCATACGTATCTCCCCGCGTCAAGACGCTCTCCGTATCCTATGACGGCAGCCACTACGCCACGCCCACAGTAGAGAACGCCACCAACAAGACCTACCCCATCGTGCGCCCGCTTTACTACTATTACAATGTAAAAAACAAAGAACAAGTCGATCCCCTGATTCAATACATTCTTTCACCCGACGGGCAGGACATTATAAAAAAGAGCGGTTATATTCCGGTTAAATAA